From the Pseudomonadota bacterium genome, one window contains:
- a CDS encoding cytochrome b/b6 domain-containing protein, with amino-acid sequence MHSIKLITTYLYTRYERFWHWLQMLLIFLLLITGFEIHGVYSLMGFEQAVEVHNFLGITWLIAFAFFVFWIFTTGEWKQYIPTTKKLLEVIHYYGFGIFKGESHPVPKRKGAKHNPLQRLTYLSLAAMLLPIQMFTGIFYWTYNSWESWGLDFLSLNVVALIHLAGAFSILAFIVVHVYMTTTGHSIFAHIKAMITGWEEIEEGEEVEDWEKASRGLCSENASAKEV; translated from the coding sequence ATGCATTCAATAAAACTGATAACCACCTATCTGTACACCCGCTACGAGCGTTTCTGGCACTGGCTGCAAATGCTTCTGATTTTTTTGCTTCTTATAACAGGTTTTGAAATCCACGGGGTTTACTCGCTGATGGGCTTTGAACAGGCGGTCGAGGTGCATAATTTCCTTGGTATTACCTGGCTGATTGCTTTTGCATTTTTTGTGTTCTGGATATTTACGACCGGTGAATGGAAACAGTATATTCCCACCACAAAAAAGTTGTTGGAGGTCATACATTATTACGGTTTTGGTATTTTTAAAGGCGAATCGCACCCGGTGCCGAAACGAAAAGGCGCCAAGCACAATCCATTACAACGACTGACCTATCTCTCCCTGGCAGCAATGCTTTTGCCCATCCAGATGTTCACGGGAATTTTCTACTGGACATATAATTCCTGGGAGAGTTGGGGGCTTGATTTTCTTTCTTTAAACGTTGTGGCGCTGATTCATCTGGCCGGAGCATTCTCCATCCTCGCGTTTATCGTTGTACATGTATATATGACAACAACCGGCCACTCAATTTTTGCACATATAAAGGCCATGATTACAGGGTGGGAAGAAATCGAAGAAGGTGAGGAAGTAGAAGATTGGGAAAAAGCATCTCGCGGATTATGTTCTGAAAACGCATCTGCTAAAGAAGTATAA
- a CDS encoding tetrathionate reductase family octaheme c-type cytochrome → MMMFKLTHKRYVLYFLWICFLFFASTLLFANQDQDAPGLELARQVVKEAKNTTTADHSQFKALNQNFTSGPEISKACLSCHTEAAKQLKKTLHWTWLDPNSPKDNQMGKAGYSVNNFCISANAMNDHHCNECHIGWNEEGKKAEIDCLKCHGRKKINWEEVLGDYKYFAESKDPEENALAKDAQAEIHEVVQSIGRPTRKNCGSCHFSGGGGDGVKHGDLDPSLINPNKELDVHMGYDGQDFECTRCHTTIAHHVAGRIYGTPASETRHSLLEHDLEPKIMCESCHSDKPHASSSKMNDHTDKVACQACHVPVIAKVLPVQRWWDWSKAGKKKDGKPYDVNGPFGKPVYQTTKGDTKWEKNVVPKYLWFNGSIKGVTAKDMIDPSKIVKLAWPNGNRNDKNARIFPFNIHSGKQPYDTVNKTMTTPLLSGEHGYWTTFDWQDSIQRGAKYLDLPFSGKIDFVETAYVFPSTHMVSPREEALKCSQCHTRSDSRLANLAGFYMPGRDKVNIIDFAGWAIVLCSFGGIVLHALGRIFTNGRKKEE, encoded by the coding sequence ATGATGATGTTTAAATTAACACACAAACGTTATGTATTATACTTTCTGTGGATATGTTTCCTGTTTTTTGCGTCTACACTTTTATTTGCAAATCAGGATCAGGATGCACCCGGTTTGGAACTTGCCCGGCAGGTAGTTAAAGAAGCAAAGAATACTACCACAGCCGATCACTCACAGTTCAAAGCATTGAATCAAAATTTTACTTCAGGACCCGAAATCAGTAAAGCCTGCCTTTCGTGCCATACTGAGGCGGCCAAGCAGTTGAAAAAAACGCTTCACTGGACGTGGCTTGATCCCAATTCACCAAAGGATAATCAAATGGGCAAGGCCGGATATTCGGTAAACAATTTTTGTATTTCAGCCAATGCAATGAATGATCATCACTGCAACGAATGTCACATCGGATGGAATGAGGAAGGCAAAAAAGCTGAAATCGATTGCCTGAAATGTCACGGCCGGAAAAAAATCAACTGGGAAGAGGTTTTGGGAGATTATAAGTATTTTGCTGAGTCAAAAGATCCGGAAGAAAATGCTCTTGCAAAAGACGCTCAGGCTGAAATCCACGAAGTTGTCCAGAGTATCGGACGCCCAACTCGTAAAAACTGCGGTTCCTGTCATTTTTCCGGTGGAGGCGGAGATGGAGTTAAGCATGGTGATTTGGATCCTTCTTTAATTAATCCCAACAAAGAACTCGATGTTCATATGGGATATGACGGCCAGGATTTTGAGTGTACCAGATGCCATACAACAATTGCACACCATGTTGCAGGAAGGATTTACGGAACACCAGCTTCTGAAACACGTCACAGCCTTCTTGAGCACGATCTTGAGCCTAAAATCATGTGTGAATCCTGTCACAGTGACAAACCTCATGCGTCAAGCAGTAAAATGAATGACCATACGGACAAGGTTGCATGTCAGGCCTGTCATGTTCCTGTAATTGCAAAAGTTTTACCTGTTCAAAGATGGTGGGACTGGTCCAAGGCAGGTAAGAAAAAAGACGGGAAGCCTTATGATGTAAACGGTCCTTTCGGAAAGCCGGTATATCAAACGACCAAAGGAGATACAAAATGGGAAAAAAATGTGGTTCCAAAATATCTGTGGTTCAACGGTTCCATCAAAGGGGTCACAGCCAAAGATATGATTGATCCGAGTAAGATAGTCAAACTGGCCTGGCCGAATGGAAATCGTAATGATAAAAACGCACGTATTTTCCCCTTTAATATTCATTCGGGCAAACAGCCCTATGACACGGTAAACAAAACAATGACAACGCCGCTTTTATCCGGAGAACATGGATACTGGACCACTTTTGACTGGCAGGATTCAATCCAGCGTGGCGCAAAATATCTGGATCTGCCATTTAGCGGCAAAATTGACTTTGTAGAAACCGCCTATGTTTTTCCAAGCACCCATATGGTGTCTCCCAGGGAAGAAGCGCTGAAATGCAGTCAGTGTCACACACGGTCTGACAGCCGTCTGGCCAATCTGGCAGGATTTTATATGCCGGGGCGCGACAAAGTCAATATTATCGACTTTGCCGGATGGGCCATTGTTCTATGCTCATTTGGTGGTATTGTTCTCCACGCTCTGGGCAGGATCTTTACCAATGGCCGTAAGAAGGAGGAGTAA
- a CDS encoding cytochrome c family protein, whose amino-acid sequence MLKKVVLTLMVIGFVFTSIGIGFAGEDGNSRKGKYTYRNVYKACSKRGEIDSPKPLLSPDSKTQAQWKRTFEKKDFDQFKCSEEWSKLSEKDLNDIYSYLYEHAADSPSPAKCK is encoded by the coding sequence ATGTTAAAAAAAGTAGTATTAACTTTAATGGTAATTGGTTTTGTATTTACTTCAATAGGTATTGGTTTTGCCGGTGAAGATGGCAATTCGCGTAAAGGTAAATACACGTATCGCAATGTTTACAAAGCGTGCAGCAAGCGTGGTGAAATTGATTCTCCCAAACCGCTATTGAGTCCTGATTCAAAAACACAGGCCCAATGGAAGCGGACTTTCGAAAAAAAAGATTTTGATCAGTTTAAATGCAGTGAAGAATGGAGCAAATTGTCAGAAAAAGATTTGAACGACATTTATTCGTATTTATATGAACATGCGGCAGATTCTCCGTCCCCGGCAAAATGCAAGTAG
- a CDS encoding DsrE family protein: protein MADTLGILVNTDKHLDYVVNLTRAAHLKGKDVHIFFTGKGVLLTLKPDFKKLVGKAKLAICDVSFRANGLHGREDEVPGVGFKDFATQAKNAEMVANMDRYVVF, encoded by the coding sequence ATGGCTGATACGCTGGGTATTCTTGTAAATACAGACAAGCATCTTGATTATGTTGTCAACCTGACACGGGCCGCACATTTGAAAGGAAAAGATGTTCATATATTTTTTACAGGAAAGGGTGTGCTTCTTACGCTTAAACCTGATTTTAAGAAACTGGTGGGAAAAGCAAAACTGGCAATATGTGACGTCAGTTTCAGAGCTAATGGGCTGCACGGGCGTGAAGATGAGGTTCCCGGCGTTGGGTTCAAAGATTTTGCCACCCAGGCAAAAAATGCTGAAATGGTGGCCAACATGGATCGATATGTGGTTTTTTAA
- a CDS encoding sulfurtransferase TusA family protein produces the protein MDLENIQPNNVLDTRGLTCPMPLLKTKKALKEMASGEILEILGTDPGSKKDIPDFGNKGGNQFVGMLDTSEGHTRYFIKKG, from the coding sequence ATGGATCTTGAAAATATTCAACCAAACAATGTCTTAGACACCCGTGGCCTTACTTGCCCCATGCCGCTTTTAAAAACAAAAAAAGCCTTAAAAGAAATGGCATCCGGTGAAATTCTGGAAATTCTTGGAACTGATCCGGGATCAAAAAAGGACATTCCTGATTTTGGAAATAAAGGGGGAAACCAGTTTGTCGGCATGCTGGATACTTCAGAAGGCCACACAAGATATTTTATTAAAAAGGGGTAA
- a CDS encoding YeeE/YedE family protein, with protein sequence MNMKTKIRKYYIAVFEQEWPSWLAGILVAIIALMMFLWQSPWGIAAGLNNWGDWLYYLVGAYKERPVASWLHPVSLSDAGIVIGAFVSALMARQFKIHPAPKLEYAKGIAGGILMGAGASMAKGCNVGGFFSAVAMMSAGGFAMMIGLGAGAWVGLRYLLWEMEHIPSQTVYAKPKDATKAKTFDWLKIQPYIGVVVAIGIVVVFYTYAFLNKTQLGGWLFFGFLIGMVMHRSRFCFVRPFRDPFMTGEAKMVKVVAISIIIYFTGTAVIKWAYLQEPSMGVYHPFVLGSLMGGFIFGIGMILAGGCASGTLWRVGEGQTKLMVTLVTFVLTNSLVSKVLLNSNLYKKLGQDMFIPDILTWQITIPFMLVFFLVWVLVAMWNEETEKFVIF encoded by the coding sequence ATGAATATGAAAACGAAAATACGAAAATACTACATTGCTGTTTTTGAACAGGAATGGCCCTCATGGCTGGCTGGTATATTAGTTGCCATCATTGCGCTTATGATGTTCCTTTGGCAGAGTCCCTGGGGAATTGCAGCAGGTTTAAATAACTGGGGTGACTGGTTGTACTATCTTGTGGGAGCATACAAAGAACGTCCTGTGGCATCCTGGCTTCATCCGGTTTCACTGTCCGATGCCGGTATCGTAATCGGAGCCTTTGTTTCAGCACTTATGGCACGTCAATTTAAAATCCATCCGGCGCCCAAGCTTGAATATGCAAAAGGCATAGCAGGCGGAATACTTATGGGCGCCGGTGCTTCAATGGCCAAGGGTTGTAATGTGGGCGGCTTCTTTTCTGCCGTTGCCATGATGTCGGCAGGCGGATTTGCAATGATGATCGGCCTGGGTGCAGGTGCATGGGTGGGACTACGTTATTTGCTCTGGGAAATGGAGCATATTCCGAGCCAGACGGTTTATGCAAAACCAAAAGATGCAACAAAAGCCAAGACTTTTGATTGGCTAAAAATCCAACCGTATATAGGGGTGGTGGTGGCCATCGGTATAGTCGTTGTTTTTTATACCTATGCATTTTTAAACAAGACCCAGTTAGGAGGATGGCTTTTTTTCGGCTTTTTAATCGGTATGGTGATGCATCGTTCGCGATTTTGTTTTGTGCGCCCCTTTCGTGATCCATTCATGACCGGTGAGGCGAAAATGGTAAAAGTGGTGGCGATTAGTATTATCATTTATTTTACGGGAACAGCTGTAATCAAATGGGCGTATCTCCAGGAGCCGTCTATGGGTGTTTACCATCCTTTTGTTTTAGGCAGCTTGATGGGTGGTTTTATTTTCGGTATCGGGATGATTCTGGCCGGAGGTTGTGCCAGTGGTACTTTATGGCGTGTGGGTGAAGGGCAAACCAAGCTTATGGTGACTCTGGTGACATTTGTGCTGACCAATTCACTGGTTTCTAAAGTTTTGCTTAACAGCAACCTGTATAAAAAGCTTGGCCAGGACATGTTTATACCGGATATACTTACCTGGCAAATTACTATACCTTTTATGTTGGTGTTTTTTCTGGTCTGGGTTCTGGTTGCCATGTGGAATGAAGAAACGGAAAAATTTGTTATATTTTGA
- a CDS encoding DUF3373 family protein has product MKQKKKLRVKIFAEIFSLLFMLSLFSVSDVFAENEIQTLKEQLQTMSQQMEELQKRIEAMETTESEKKDQIKEMDSRLNKAELHTATDKISFGIDLRTRAESIHYQDLRVAPTSLTNGFFVNASAGGFNGATLAQAQAGIAGMIAGGMVPPVEQYNINNDIIYTNRIRLEMKAKVNDNLAFAGRLATYKVYGDSTGVKFNHGSLGDATFDGNTSTLPHGDTIRLERAYFNYKNYMGSVPFNLSLGRRPSTEGPPLEYRNNGLEGGSPVATLINWQFDGASLSFGLEDATNIPGFELKFCYGLGFESEYGNSASLSSTADVDDVHMAGFIATLFNNDTTSAVFNYAYAWDVTDGFTGLTVMPFIAYKDDSNNDGVNEYYFQKNYGGFISRLEPTSNIGDWQAASLLVRSNLTEKFDKDIDFFISGSWSHTDPSQISENPFYEIMGQGLLSSNGDLKSRDGYMIYVGAIFPMPLDAKVGLEYNYGSKYWFNFTGAEDSLIGSKLATRGQVYEIYYNQPIVGRNFFIQLGGQYYDYDYTGSGNPLGEPVRINKLTSFDALFPVVDKVWNAYLSATLRW; this is encoded by the coding sequence TTGAAACAGAAAAAAAAATTAAGGGTAAAAATTTTTGCTGAAATCTTTAGTCTGCTCTTTATGTTGTCTCTGTTTTCAGTATCTGATGTTTTTGCTGAAAATGAAATTCAGACTCTTAAAGAGCAACTTCAGACCATGTCTCAACAAATGGAGGAACTCCAGAAAAGAATTGAAGCTATGGAGACAACAGAGTCTGAAAAAAAGGACCAGATCAAAGAGATGGATAGCCGGCTCAACAAGGCTGAACTTCATACGGCCACCGACAAAATCTCATTTGGCATTGATTTAAGAACCAGAGCCGAAAGCATTCACTACCAGGATCTCAGAGTGGCACCGACCTCTCTGACAAACGGTTTTTTTGTCAACGCTTCAGCAGGCGGCTTTAATGGTGCAACACTTGCACAGGCTCAAGCGGGTATTGCTGGTATGATAGCAGGCGGTATGGTTCCGCCTGTTGAGCAATACAATATTAACAATGACATCATTTACACCAACAGGATCCGTTTGGAAATGAAAGCCAAAGTTAATGACAACCTTGCTTTTGCCGGTCGTTTAGCAACATACAAGGTATATGGTGACAGCACCGGTGTCAAATTCAACCATGGAAGCCTTGGAGACGCTACATTTGACGGCAATACATCAACCCTGCCCCACGGAGACACTATTCGTCTTGAACGGGCATATTTTAATTATAAAAACTATATGGGATCAGTGCCGTTTAACCTGTCTTTAGGTCGTCGCCCCTCCACAGAAGGTCCACCGCTTGAATACCGTAACAACGGCCTTGAGGGCGGATCACCCGTAGCTACTCTTATTAACTGGCAATTTGATGGTGCTTCTTTAAGCTTTGGTTTAGAGGATGCCACAAACATTCCCGGTTTTGAATTAAAATTCTGCTATGGTTTGGGTTTTGAAAGCGAATATGGCAACAGCGCTTCATTGAGCAGTACTGCGGATGTAGATGATGTCCATATGGCCGGTTTTATTGCAACGCTTTTTAATAACGATACAACCAGCGCAGTATTTAATTATGCCTATGCATGGGATGTTACCGACGGTTTTACGGGTCTAACGGTTATGCCGTTTATCGCCTATAAAGACGATAGTAACAATGATGGTGTTAATGAGTATTATTTTCAAAAAAATTATGGGGGTTTTATCAGCAGACTTGAGCCAACTAGTAATATCGGTGACTGGCAAGCTGCTTCATTACTTGTAAGATCAAATCTTACTGAGAAATTTGATAAAGATATCGATTTCTTTATATCCGGTTCATGGAGTCATACGGACCCATCACAGATCTCGGAAAATCCATTTTATGAGATTATGGGTCAGGGTCTTTTGAGTTCCAACGGAGACTTGAAAAGCCGGGATGGATACATGATCTATGTGGGGGCTATTTTCCCCATGCCGCTGGATGCCAAGGTTGGCCTGGAATATAACTATGGATCAAAATACTGGTTTAATTTTACCGGTGCCGAAGATTCACTTATCGGCAGCAAACTTGCTACCCGTGGACAGGTATATGAAATCTATTATAACCAGCCTATAGTCGGCCGAAATTTTTTCATACAACTTGGCGGTCAGTACTATGATTATGACTATACCGGAAGTGGAAATCCATTGGGTGAGCCGGTTAGAATCAATAAATTAACTTCTTTTGATGCCTTATTCCCGGTTGTCGACAAGGTATGGAATGCTTATCTGTCGGCTACATTACGTTGGTAG
- a CDS encoding sigma 54-interacting transcriptional regulator, giving the protein MDIGKHWETIIETIQDGVLVIDPEGNIMSANPAAERLTGYSSKELIGKSCRILNCTGCKIKGGGPGEVWCKLFVKGKSKNKKCLMTHKDRRTVHIIKSATVLHDKDGEIIGAVETLTDVSQLVRQQQEIVSLRKTYHLDDGYYGILGKSVIMQNMFELIDNVAQSDAPVMIQGQSGTGKEMVARAIHQASARCEKPFVKVNCAALNENLLESELFGHIKGAYTGADKTRIGRFEAAHEGTIFLDEIGDIPLSIQVKLLRVLEEKEIERVGDHNPIPVNVHIITATNKNLEQLIADGLFREDLFFRINVFPLHCPTLSERMEDIPFIVQSFIKQNSIRSGKKILGITPEVMEIFSSYSWPGNIRELRNAIEYAFVLCSGGAIGKQHLPLKILKVKGAGSKSAICSQDDSVEREKLIKILQEANGNQSEAARVLGISRVTIWKRMKKYGIKPTIDLYGDKI; this is encoded by the coding sequence ATGGATATCGGAAAGCACTGGGAAACGATCATAGAAACCATACAGGACGGAGTTTTGGTGATCGATCCGGAAGGTAATATTATGTCCGCAAATCCTGCGGCTGAGCGTTTGACAGGATATTCATCCAAAGAACTTATCGGTAAGTCTTGCCGTATTTTAAACTGCACGGGATGCAAAATTAAAGGAGGGGGTCCCGGGGAAGTATGGTGCAAACTTTTTGTAAAGGGCAAAAGTAAAAACAAGAAATGTTTGATGACTCATAAAGATCGCCGCACTGTACACATTATCAAAAGCGCGACCGTTCTGCATGATAAAGACGGTGAGATAATTGGCGCCGTAGAAACCCTGACCGATGTTTCACAATTGGTGCGCCAACAACAAGAAATTGTATCTTTAAGAAAAACATATCACTTGGATGATGGTTATTACGGGATACTTGGCAAATCTGTAATTATGCAGAATATGTTTGAACTGATTGATAATGTTGCCCAGTCGGACGCTCCGGTCATGATTCAGGGTCAAAGCGGTACGGGCAAAGAAATGGTGGCAAGGGCAATTCATCAGGCCAGTGCTCGTTGTGAAAAACCTTTTGTAAAAGTAAATTGTGCGGCTTTAAATGAAAATCTTCTGGAAAGCGAACTCTTCGGTCATATTAAAGGCGCTTATACCGGAGCCGATAAAACGAGAATCGGACGTTTCGAGGCTGCCCATGAAGGCACCATATTTCTGGATGAAATCGGTGACATACCCCTTTCGATTCAGGTAAAGCTTCTTCGGGTCTTAGAGGAAAAAGAAATTGAAAGGGTCGGCGACCATAACCCTATTCCTGTTAATGTGCATATAATTACTGCAACAAACAAAAACCTTGAACAATTGATTGCCGATGGGCTTTTCCGGGAAGACTTGTTTTTTCGCATCAATGTTTTTCCGCTCCATTGCCCGACTCTTTCGGAAAGGATGGAAGATATTCCATTTATCGTTCAAAGTTTTATCAAGCAAAATTCTATCCGGAGCGGCAAAAAAATTCTGGGTATCACGCCTGAAGTAATGGAAATCTTCTCCTCCTATTCTTGGCCGGGAAATATAAGAGAACTTAGAAACGCTATCGAATATGCATTTGTCCTCTGCTCCGGCGGAGCAATTGGAAAACAACATTTACCACTAAAAATTTTAAAAGTCAAAGGAGCGGGTTCAAAATCAGCAATCTGCTCCCAGGACGATTCGGTGGAACGTGAAAAGCTCATAAAGATTCTTCAAGAAGCCAACGGAAATCAGTCCGAAGCTGCCAGGGTTTTGGGCATAAGCCGGGTCACAATTTGGAAACGGATGAAAAAATACGGTATTAAACCAACAATAGATTTATATGGAGATAAAATCTAA
- a CDS encoding catalase: MKKGKKKLTTAVGAPVVDNQNVITAGPRGPQLLQDVWFLEKLAHFDREVIPERRMHAKGSGAYGTFTVTHNITQYTKAKIFSKVGKKTEMFSRFSTVAGERGAADAERDIRGFALKFYTEEGNWDLVGNNTPVFFLRDPLKFPDLNHAVKRDPRTNMRSSGNNWDFWTSLPEALHQVTIVMSDRGIPYSYRHMHGFGSHTFSFINAKNKRFWVKFHFRTQQEIRNITNEEAAKTIGKCRESNQRDLYESIEKKDFPKWTMFVQIMPEEEATTCPYNPFDLTKVWFHKDYPLIEVGVMELNRNPENYFAEVEQSAFNPASVVPGIGFSPDKMLQGRLFSYADAQRYRLGVNHNMIPVNAPRCPVHSYHRDGLMRVDGNHGSTLAYEPNSYGEWQEQPDFSEPPLSIEGAADHWNHREDDDYYSQPGKLFRLMNAKQKKALFGNTASAMGDAPIEIKIRHIGNCLKADPAYGKGVAQALGIPLSKIPK; the protein is encoded by the coding sequence ATGAAAAAGGGTAAAAAGAAACTTACCACTGCCGTAGGCGCACCCGTTGTCGATAATCAGAATGTAATAACTGCCGGGCCACGCGGACCACAGTTGCTCCAGGATGTCTGGTTTTTAGAAAAACTAGCTCATTTTGACCGCGAAGTTATCCCGGAACGCCGTATGCATGCCAAGGGTTCCGGTGCATATGGCACTTTTACAGTAACACATAATATAACCCAGTATACCAAAGCAAAAATATTTTCCAAGGTAGGGAAAAAGACTGAGATGTTTTCTCGGTTTTCTACAGTTGCCGGTGAACGTGGCGCTGCCGATGCAGAACGAGACATCCGTGGTTTTGCTCTTAAGTTTTATACCGAAGAAGGGAATTGGGACCTGGTTGGCAATAATACGCCAGTTTTTTTTCTGCGTGATCCTTTAAAGTTCCCCGATCTCAACCATGCAGTAAAGCGCGATCCGCGAACTAATATGCGCAGCTCGGGTAACAACTGGGATTTCTGGACATCCCTGCCGGAAGCTTTGCATCAAGTCACAATTGTTATGAGCGACCGTGGCATTCCATATTCTTACCGCCATATGCATGGCTTTGGCAGCCACACATTCAGTTTTATCAATGCTAAAAACAAACGGTTCTGGGTTAAGTTTCATTTTAGAACCCAGCAGGAAATTCGTAATATTACCAACGAAGAAGCTGCTAAAACAATCGGCAAATGCAGGGAAAGCAACCAGCGGGATTTATATGAGAGTATAGAAAAAAAAGACTTTCCTAAATGGACTATGTTTGTCCAGATTATGCCAGAAGAGGAAGCGACTACCTGTCCATATAATCCTTTTGATCTGACAAAGGTTTGGTTTCATAAGGACTATCCGCTTATTGAGGTTGGGGTTATGGAATTAAATCGTAATCCTGAAAATTATTTTGCGGAAGTTGAACAATCAGCCTTCAATCCGGCAAGTGTAGTGCCTGGTATAGGCTTTTCGCCTGACAAGATGCTTCAGGGAAGGCTTTTTTCTTATGCTGATGCCCAACGTTATAGGCTCGGTGTAAATCATAATATGATTCCGGTAAATGCTCCACGTTGCCCGGTTCATAGCTATCATCGGGATGGTTTGATGCGTGTTGACGGCAATCATGGAAGCACATTGGCTTATGAACCCAACAGCTACGGCGAGTGGCAGGAACAGCCTGATTTTTCCGAACCTCCTCTTAGTATAGAAGGCGCAGCAGATCATTGGAATCATCGGGAAGATGATGATTATTACAGTCAGCCCGGCAAGTTGTTTCGCCTTATGAATGCTAAACAAAAAAAGGCGCTTTTTGGAAACACAGCAAGTGCCATGGGTGATGCGCCTATAGAAATCAAAATTCGGCATATCGGAAACTGCCTGAAAGCCGATCCTGCTTATGGCAAAGGGGTAGCCCAGGCGCTTGGCATTCCACTGAGCAAAATCCCGAAATAA
- a CDS encoding transcriptional repressor: protein MSKYTDNSKDPKKRLSEMLEKLKFRNFRITPQRYAVLSILAASKDHPGVDQIHEGVKARFPTTSIATVYKTVAMLKEQGEVSELGFHDSNNRYDGSRPYPHPHMICTKCKNIMDLELSTLDEFSREMAKKTGYKIDSHRLDFYGFCPDCQKKE from the coding sequence ATGAGTAAATATACTGATAATTCGAAAGATCCTAAAAAGCGTTTAAGCGAGATGCTTGAAAAGCTTAAATTCAGAAATTTTCGTATTACACCACAGAGATATGCAGTACTAAGCATTTTAGCTGCAAGCAAAGACCATCCGGGTGTTGATCAAATTCATGAAGGAGTTAAGGCCAGGTTTCCGACTACGAGCATAGCAACTGTTTATAAAACAGTTGCTATGCTTAAAGAACAGGGAGAGGTTTCGGAACTTGGTTTTCATGACAGCAACAACAGATACGATGGCAGCAGACCATATCCTCACCCTCATATGATTTGCACAAAATGCAAAAATATAATGGATCTGGAGCTCTCAACTCTTGATGAATTCAGCAGGGAAATGGCTAAGAAAACAGGATATAAAATAGATTCGCACCGGCTGGACTTTTATGGCTTTTGTCCTGACTGTCAGAAAAAGGAGTAA